The nucleotide sequence GATGGATGATTTTTTCAGCAGAAGACTCTAAAAATTGAAATCCTACATAAGTAATGATGATCGAAACAAATAACCCACTGATATATTCGAAGCGTTCGTGTCCATAAGGATGTTCCTGATCTGCTGGCTTTGCAGCAATTTTAAATCCGATCAAAGTCAATATGGATGAAGCAGTATCTGATAGACTGTTCACTGCATCAGCCATAATGGAGACACTTCCTGAAAAAAGCCCGATCATTAGCTTAGAGACAAACAAGATCAGATTCGTAACCAATCCTAAGATACCCGCTAGTACTCCTTTTTTTGTCCGCTGTTGCGGTATTTGTTTCTTTTTTTCTTCTTGTTTCTTAGCCAAGTTTTTTACCCCTTCTAGTTTGCTTGTTGCTCAGGTAAAAAGATGGAGAGGACGATTGTTTTCCTCTCCTCTCTTCCTTTTTCTATCTATCGTGCGTCCTATTACTATTAAAAGATGGTCATTATTCTGGTTTCAACGGTGTTGCTGCAAATAACGCTTTTGCTAGTAATGGTGTTATGATTCCCGCACCTATTGCTTCTGGTATCCCATTGATTGCTGCAACCCCTGCTAAGGTTTTAAATAAAAGAGCAGAATCTACACCATAGGCATCTGCCGTTGCACCTGTATAAAATAATCCCATGAATCCTAACACTAAGACTGTATTGACCAATGAACCCAGTACCCCTGCAAAGGCTGAGCTGATCGTTATTGATTTATTTTTTTGATAAATCCAGTGGAAAACCAAGCCTGCTACTAAGCCAACAAGTACTCTGGGAACTACCGAGATAATCGGATTCGTGAACACTAATGTATCAAATGGCGTTGTTGGCATGGCATAGGCACGAACAATTGTAGCGATTCCCCAAAACAAGCCAATCACCATGCCATCTTTTGGGCCTAATACTACTGCAGCAATAATTACTGTGATATGGATAATTGTTAAACTAATGAATCCTAATGGAATAAACCCCAGCCAAGGAACCATCGCTTGTACGATGATGATTGCTAACAAGATCGCACGTAAGACTAGTCGAAAGGTCTTATTTCTACTATTCATTTTTTCACCCCTTTTTATTTATACTAATCGTAAAAATTTCTGTCACTTTCGTCAACTAAAGACCATCCGAATCCGACCATTTGATTAGATGCGCCATCCAATTGAAAAAAGTATGAGGGCAAGACTTGTTTGTCTTCGCCCCCATAATCATGTTTCGTTCAATGTTTGAACTTTTGTTTTTCTGTCAAACGTAAACGCCCTATTGTTGCGCA is from Enterococcus faecium and encodes:
- a CDS encoding ECF transporter S component; translated protein: MNSRNKTFRLVLRAILLAIIIVQAMVPWLGFIPLGFISLTIIHITVIIAAVVLGPKDGMVIGLFWGIATIVRAYAMPTTPFDTLVFTNPIISVVPRVLVGLVAGLVFHWIYQKNKSITISSAFAGVLGSLVNTVLVLGFMGLFYTGATADAYGVDSALLFKTLAGVAAINGIPEAIGAGIITPLLAKALFAATPLKPE